The proteins below come from a single Mucilaginibacter mali genomic window:
- a CDS encoding PAS domain-containing sensor histidine kinase: MNHTTKPLSDKQLLDVLSLYQYGIAVHIGPDSVIQYANDAMIAIWGKDRSVIGKSLEAALPELEGQPFIDMFKQVWNEGITISGTDTPADLIVNGTLQTFYFDFEYRAVLGDDGKTMCILHTATDVTARYESKKREQNMAEEVLAINEELSASNEELLTTNEELLEAHEQQRLLYEELQQSSARFRSMVQQAPIGICIIRAEDLYIQDVNDAYLELVGRHRSELENKTIWEAIPEAADAYAPIMSGVIATGIAFVAKEHEVVLVRNGVPEAVFLDFVYEPIKYYEGTADAIMVLVIDVTEKVLARRSIEEVEERVRLAVEAAEIGTYDVDLLKGTLLTSGRYNEIFGFDKPVPLQMLIDAIHPDDKQIRQVAYDEAMKNGKLFYEARIIHPDGSVHWIRAQGKVVYKDGTPARILGTVLDITRVQRLNQQKDDFISIASHELKTPITSLKASLQLMDRMKEAPSPDMMPKLIEQANRSMQKISSLIEDLLNVSRANESKLSLNKTNFTVAELLNSCCSHIRAAGKYHIIVKGDDQVKINADEHAIDQVVVNLVNNAVKYAPDSLIVTLGVEKLDGSVKISVTDKGPGIASNKIPHLFDRYYQGEVAGFQNSGLGLGLYISAEIVKRHGGKIGVDSEVGKGSTFWFTLPVE; encoded by the coding sequence ATGAACCATACCACTAAGCCCCTAAGCGATAAACAGCTATTGGATGTTTTATCATTATATCAATACGGTATTGCCGTGCACATTGGTCCGGATAGCGTGATCCAGTACGCCAATGATGCCATGATAGCTATTTGGGGAAAAGACAGGAGCGTGATCGGCAAATCGCTGGAAGCGGCCCTGCCCGAACTGGAAGGCCAGCCTTTTATTGATATGTTTAAGCAGGTTTGGAACGAAGGTATTACCATATCCGGTACCGATACACCCGCCGATCTGATTGTTAACGGCACCTTACAGACGTTCTATTTCGATTTTGAATACCGGGCCGTTTTGGGCGATGATGGCAAAACCATGTGCATATTACATACTGCTACCGATGTTACGGCGCGTTATGAAAGCAAGAAACGCGAGCAAAACATGGCCGAAGAAGTATTGGCCATCAACGAAGAACTTTCCGCATCGAACGAGGAACTGCTGACCACTAACGAAGAATTGCTGGAGGCACACGAACAGCAACGCCTGCTTTACGAGGAATTGCAGCAAAGCAGCGCCCGTTTCCGCAGCATGGTGCAGCAGGCACCGATAGGGATCTGCATCATCCGCGCCGAAGACTTGTATATACAGGATGTGAACGATGCTTACCTTGAACTGGTAGGCCGTCATCGTAGCGAACTGGAAAATAAAACGATATGGGAGGCCATCCCCGAAGCCGCCGACGCGTACGCGCCGATTATGAGCGGAGTGATCGCCACAGGCATTGCCTTTGTTGCCAAAGAGCATGAGGTAGTGCTGGTGCGCAACGGGGTTCCCGAAGCTGTTTTTTTAGATTTTGTGTACGAACCTATTAAATATTACGAAGGCACGGCCGATGCCATTATGGTTTTGGTAATTGACGTTACTGAAAAGGTACTGGCCCGGAGAAGCATAGAAGAGGTGGAAGAACGCGTAAGGCTGGCGGTTGAAGCGGCAGAAATAGGGACCTACGATGTTGACCTGTTAAAGGGAACCTTATTAACATCAGGCAGGTATAACGAGATATTTGGGTTTGATAAGCCGGTGCCCCTGCAGATGCTGATAGACGCGATACACCCCGATGACAAGCAGATCAGGCAGGTGGCTTATGATGAAGCCATGAAGAACGGCAAGCTGTTTTACGAAGCCAGGATCATTCATCCTGATGGATCGGTACACTGGATCCGCGCACAGGGCAAGGTGGTTTATAAGGATGGTACCCCGGCCCGGATTTTAGGTACAGTGCTTGATATTACACGTGTGCAGCGCCTTAATCAACAAAAGGACGACTTTATCAGCATCGCCAGCCACGAGTTGAAGACCCCGATAACCAGTTTAAAGGCATCCCTGCAACTGATGGACCGGATGAAGGAAGCACCATCGCCGGATATGATGCCTAAACTGATTGAACAGGCCAACCGCAGTATGCAAAAGATCAGTTCGCTGATAGAGGACCTGCTGAATGTGAGCCGCGCCAACGAATCGAAGCTGAGCCTCAACAAAACCAACTTTACCGTTGCCGAACTGCTGAACAGCTGCTGCAGCCACATCAGGGCCGCCGGCAAATACCATATCATAGTAAAAGGCGATGACCAGGTAAAGATAAATGCTGATGAGCACGCTATAGACCAGGTGGTGGTTAACCTGGTAAACAATGCCGTTAAGTACGCCCCCGATTCGCTGATCGTTACCCTGGGCGTTGAAAAATTGGATGGCTCTGTAAAAATATCCGTTACCGATAAAGGCCCGGGCATTGCCAGCAATAAGATCCCGCACCTGTTCGATCGTTATTACCAGGGTGAGGTAGCCGGTTTCCAAAACTCGGGATTAGGGCTTGGCTTGTACATCAGCGCCGAAATTGTGAAGCGCCACGGTGGTAAGATAGGCGTGGATAGTGAAGTGGGTAAGGGCAGTACGTTTTGGTTTACCTTGCCGGTGGAGTAA
- a CDS encoding response regulator, translated as MGEIKDNIVALVIMAMMGSFTIVVCFLVVIYRKQLDALRQKNANEAKSLFLATMSHEIRTPLNGVLGMASLLRETELNPEQLEYTQAIVHSGEALLCVINDILDFSKIESGKMDMDPHVFNLRGCVEDVLEMFAGHAGQKNLDLLYQIDPRIPAQVIADGLRLRQVLINLVSNAMKFTFKGEIFIDIKLISRNEGNNITIGFEVIDTGIGIPADKLSNLFQAFSQADSTTSRNYGGTGLGLVICQRLVGLMGGEIGVSSKPGEGSTFRFDMLCEVNADHKTPADTLGILDVEDKKILVVDDNQINRHLLQQQLKQWGLKPVITASAEEALHALSTTDIDAVITDMRMPVMDGVQLTQAIRESHPHLPVILLSSIGDDTKKKYPGLFSDVLAKPVKQQHLNRAILAMLQQQQEELGKRAQGLLNNNFAAGHPLDILVAEDMETDQQLIMTILNKLGYSPTLAANGTEVIQRSGQHYYDLILMDIQMPEVDGLEATRFIRKNHSKQPYIIATTAAAMVDDREACYTAGVDNYLAKPMKPEALMAMLQDMPAHQQNEPV; from the coding sequence ATGGGCGAGATAAAAGATAATATAGTAGCACTGGTTATTATGGCCATGATGGGTTCGTTTACCATTGTGGTTTGCTTTTTGGTGGTCATTTACCGGAAGCAGTTAGATGCGCTGCGCCAAAAAAATGCCAACGAAGCCAAAAGCCTTTTCCTGGCCACCATGAGCCATGAGATCCGTACGCCGCTTAACGGTGTGCTGGGCATGGCCAGCCTGTTGCGCGAAACCGAACTTAACCCCGAACAACTGGAATACACACAGGCCATCGTTCACAGTGGCGAGGCCCTGTTATGTGTGATAAACGATATCCTCGACTTCTCTAAGATCGAATCGGGCAAGATGGATATGGACCCGCACGTGTTTAACCTGCGCGGCTGTGTAGAGGATGTGCTGGAGATGTTTGCCGGCCATGCGGGTCAAAAAAATCTCGACCTGCTGTACCAGATAGATCCCCGCATACCCGCCCAGGTAATTGCCGACGGGTTGCGCCTAAGGCAGGTGCTCATCAACCTGGTGAGCAACGCCATGAAGTTCACTTTCAAGGGCGAGATCTTTATCGATATTAAACTCATCAGCCGTAACGAGGGCAATAATATCACCATCGGCTTCGAGGTGATCGACACCGGCATCGGCATCCCGGCCGATAAGCTGAGCAACCTGTTCCAGGCATTTTCGCAGGCCGATAGTACTACTTCCCGCAATTATGGCGGCACTGGTCTGGGCCTGGTCATCTGCCAGCGATTGGTTGGCCTAATGGGCGGCGAGATCGGCGTATCCAGCAAACCGGGCGAGGGCTCTACTTTCAGGTTCGACATGCTGTGTGAGGTAAATGCCGACCATAAAACGCCTGCCGATACGTTGGGTATACTGGATGTGGAAGATAAAAAGATACTGGTGGTTGATGATAACCAGATCAACCGGCACCTGCTGCAACAACAACTAAAACAATGGGGCCTGAAGCCGGTCATCACCGCCTCGGCAGAAGAAGCCCTGCACGCTTTAAGCACAACCGATATAGACGCCGTGATTACCGATATGCGCATGCCGGTAATGGATGGCGTGCAGCTTACCCAAGCCATCAGGGAAAGCCACCCGCATTTGCCGGTGATTTTACTGAGCAGCATTGGCGACGACACCAAGAAGAAATACCCGGGCCTGTTTAGCGATGTGCTGGCCAAGCCTGTGAAGCAGCAGCACCTAAACCGCGCTATACTGGCCATGCTGCAACAACAGCAGGAAGAATTGGGCAAGCGCGCGCAGGGACTGTTGAACAACAATTTCGCCGCCGGGCACCCGCTGGATATTTTGGTGGCCGAAGATATGGAGACCGATCAGCAGCTGATCATGACCATCCTTAACAAGCTGGGCTACTCGCCAACCCTTGCCGCCAACGGCACCGAGGTGATCCAGCGATCGGGCCAGCATTATTACGACCTGATACTGATGGACATCCAGATGCCCGAAGTGGACGGCCTGGAAGCTACCCGCTTTATCCGGAAAAACCACAGCAAGCAACCTTATATCATAGCCACCACCGCCGCTGCCATGGTAGACGACCGCGAAGCCTGCTACACCGCCGGCGTGGATAATTACCTGGCCAAACCCATGAAACCCGAGGCCCTGATGGCTATGCTGCAGGATATGCCCGCGCATCAGCAAAACGAGCCGGTTTAA
- a CDS encoding M14 family metallopeptidase, with protein sequence MTCKNLCTLCTALLLGTATLKAQTIPSPKEHFGFNIGDDYQLANYTQTEAYFKKLAASPRAKFVDIGLTEEGRHQLMLIVSSPENMKKLDQYKDISQKLARAENLTDDQARKLAEQGKAVVWIDGGLHASEVVGAHQLIQTAYSLVTRTDEETMRILDKDIILFVHANPDGQELVSNWYMKDADVKKRNTNVPRLWEKYIGHDNNRDFYMMNMKETQNITRQQYLEWLPQIVYNHHQTGPAGTVLSGPPYRDPFNYVFDPLMVTSLDAVGAAMVSRLNQEGKPGYTERQGSEYSTWWNGGLRTATYFHNMVGLLTEIIGSPTPSSVPLVPDRLIPSGATPFPVTPQVWHFKQSIDYSVSLNYAVLNYAARNADEMLFNSYRMGKNSIERGSKDYWTLSPKRIEQINAAARGGDTSTAQRGGRGGASGAVTLGGGGGFGRGMSMKYYDTVLKNPALRDPRGYIIPADQADFATAVRFINTCIRSGLIVEKATAAFTVGGKSYPAGSFVMKTAQAFRPEVLDRFEPQDHPNDFQYPGGPPIRPYDMTGWTLSYQMGVKFDRILDDFNGPFKRIPYGELQPMPSVAAPAIAKGYTISAKANNSFIAMNDLLSAGAQVFRTTDGGDFYVPYSVKAKAVLDKDAADWGVKATASAKPKTAAPVAAARIALWDNYGGSMASGWTRWMFEQYHYPFKLVYPQEFDAGDLKSKYDVIVFVGGAIPAVARAGGRGGFGGGGGGFGQDNVPDEFKTWTGRITPDKTIPQLKAFLEAGGTIVTIGSSANLAYQLNLPVKNAIVDDKGNPLSGDKYYIPGSVLRVAVDNTQPATWGMEKEADVLFDNSPAFKLDADAASKGIKPLMWFPNDKPLRSGWAFGQKYLKDDVTAFSAQVGKGNLYVFGPEINFRAQSHGTFKLLFNELYTTVPAK encoded by the coding sequence ATGACCTGTAAAAACCTTTGCACATTGTGCACGGCTTTACTGCTGGGCACCGCTACGCTAAAAGCGCAGACCATCCCATCGCCCAAAGAGCATTTTGGCTTTAACATTGGCGATGATTACCAACTGGCCAACTATACCCAAACCGAAGCTTATTTTAAAAAACTGGCGGCATCGCCAAGGGCTAAGTTTGTAGATATCGGCCTCACCGAGGAAGGTCGCCACCAGCTAATGCTGATCGTGTCGTCGCCCGAGAATATGAAAAAGCTGGATCAGTATAAGGATATCTCGCAAAAACTGGCCCGCGCCGAAAACCTGACCGACGACCAGGCCCGCAAGCTGGCCGAGCAGGGTAAAGCCGTAGTTTGGATAGACGGCGGCCTGCACGCCAGCGAGGTAGTTGGCGCGCACCAACTGATACAAACCGCCTACAGCCTGGTTACCCGCACCGACGAGGAGACCATGCGTATATTGGATAAGGACATCATCCTGTTCGTCCACGCCAATCCAGACGGACAAGAACTGGTATCTAACTGGTACATGAAGGATGCCGATGTGAAGAAGCGCAATACCAACGTACCCCGCCTGTGGGAAAAATACATCGGCCACGATAATAACCGCGACTTTTATATGATGAATATGAAGGAAACGCAAAACATTACCCGCCAGCAATACCTGGAGTGGTTGCCGCAGATCGTATACAACCATCACCAAACCGGTCCGGCCGGTACGGTGCTTTCAGGCCCGCCATACCGCGATCCGTTCAACTATGTGTTCGACCCGCTGATGGTAACCAGTTTGGACGCCGTTGGTGCCGCCATGGTAAGCCGCCTAAACCAGGAAGGCAAACCAGGCTATACCGAACGCCAGGGTTCAGAATACTCTACCTGGTGGAATGGTGGTTTACGTACGGCTACTTATTTCCACAACATGGTGGGTTTGCTTACCGAGATCATCGGCAGCCCTACCCCGTCAAGCGTACCGCTGGTACCAGACCGTTTGATACCAAGCGGCGCGACACCTTTCCCGGTTACGCCCCAGGTATGGCACTTTAAACAGTCGATAGATTATTCGGTATCGCTTAACTACGCGGTGCTAAACTACGCCGCCCGCAATGCCGATGAAATGCTGTTCAACAGCTACCGCATGGGGAAAAACTCGATAGAGCGCGGCAGCAAGGATTACTGGACGCTATCGCCGAAACGTATTGAGCAAATTAACGCGGCGGCCCGTGGCGGCGATACTTCAACCGCGCAACGCGGTGGTCGTGGTGGTGCCAGTGGCGCGGTTACTTTGGGTGGCGGTGGCGGTTTCGGTCGCGGCATGTCGATGAAGTATTATGATACCGTATTGAAAAACCCGGCCCTTCGTGATCCGCGTGGTTACATCATTCCGGCCGACCAGGCCGATTTTGCTACAGCCGTAAGGTTCATCAATACCTGTATCCGCAGCGGCTTGATCGTTGAAAAGGCGACTGCCGCATTCACCGTTGGCGGTAAAAGCTATCCGGCAGGTTCGTTTGTTATGAAAACCGCGCAGGCGTTCCGGCCGGAGGTATTAGACCGCTTTGAACCACAAGATCACCCGAATGATTTCCAATACCCGGGGGGCCCTCCTATCCGTCCGTATGATATGACCGGCTGGACATTATCGTACCAAATGGGCGTGAAGTTCGACCGCATCCTGGATGATTTTAATGGCCCTTTCAAACGCATCCCTTACGGCGAATTGCAGCCAATGCCATCGGTAGCCGCACCGGCAATAGCTAAAGGTTATACCATCAGCGCAAAAGCCAACAACTCGTTCATCGCCATGAATGATCTGCTAAGTGCCGGCGCGCAGGTGTTCCGCACTACCGATGGTGGTGATTTCTATGTACCGTATTCGGTTAAAGCTAAAGCTGTGTTGGATAAAGATGCCGCCGACTGGGGCGTAAAAGCAACCGCATCGGCCAAGCCTAAAACTGCTGCGCCGGTTGCTGCTGCCCGTATTGCCCTTTGGGATAACTACGGCGGTTCGATGGCATCGGGCTGGACACGCTGGATGTTTGAGCAATATCACTATCCATTTAAACTGGTTTACCCGCAGGAGTTTGATGCCGGCGACCTGAAAAGCAAATATGATGTAATTGTATTTGTTGGCGGCGCTATCCCTGCTGTTGCCCGTGCAGGCGGTCGCGGTGGTTTTGGTGGCGGCGGAGGTGGTTTCGGGCAGGATAACGTTCCGGACGAATTTAAAACCTGGACCGGCCGTATCACGCCCGATAAGACCATCCCTCAACTAAAAGCATTTTTAGAGGCCGGCGGTACTATTGTAACCATTGGCAGCAGCGCTAATTTAGCCTACCAGTTGAACCTGCCGGTGAAGAACGCTATAGTTGACGATAAAGGTAACCCCTTATCTGGCGATAAATACTATATCCCGGGTTCGGTATTGCGTGTAGCGGTTGACAACACCCAGCCTGCAACATGGGGTATGGAAAAAGAAGCCGACGTATTGTTTGATAACAGCCCTGCCTTTAAACTGGACGCCGATGCTGCATCAAAAGGCATTAAACCGCTGATGTGGTTCCCTAACGATAAACCACTGCGCAGCGGCTGGGCTTTCGGCCAGAAATATTTGAAGGATGATGTTACCGCTTTCTCGGCACAGGTGGGTAAAGGCAACCTGTATGTATTCGGGCCGGAGATCAACTTCAGGGCGCAATCGCATGGTACGTTTAAGTTGTTATTTAACGAGTTGTATACAACTGTACCGGCTAAGTGA
- a CDS encoding DUF6364 family protein, whose amino-acid sequence MRIFIFMKARLNLTIDEAILANIKSYAESKKISISALVENHFKNISKPVKHKNIVEYMNEMQAPDIELPVDLKKAFYEDQAKKYGF is encoded by the coding sequence ATGCGTATATTTATTTTCATGAAAGCAAGGCTCAATCTAACTATCGACGAAGCGATATTGGCAAATATAAAATCCTATGCGGAATCAAAAAAGATCAGCATATCAGCATTAGTGGAAAATCATTTTAAAAATATTTCCAAACCGGTTAAACACAAAAATATCGTTGAATACATGAATGAAATGCAGGCACCTGATATTGAGCTGCCTGTTGATCTGAAGAAAGCGTTTTACGAAGACCAGGCAAAAAAATATGGTTTTTAA
- a CDS encoding type II toxin-antitoxin system VapC family toxin, which yields MVFNIFLDANVLLDYLLIRSNYQNAKAVFNLVVSGRVKAFITPSIVHLVGHWLTKSYGSAKAKEMLLIVLADVTVIDIDHEITLLALHSKIDDIEDALQYYSALRHQLDIVISEDKDFQKEGTPSLPVVSAKYFFENIYK from the coding sequence ATGGTTTTTAACATATTTCTTGATGCCAATGTTCTGCTTGATTATTTATTGATCCGCAGTAATTACCAGAATGCCAAAGCAGTATTTAATCTTGTTGTAAGTGGCAGGGTTAAAGCATTTATAACACCATCCATTGTGCATTTAGTGGGTCATTGGCTTACTAAATCGTATGGCAGTGCAAAAGCAAAAGAAATGCTTTTAATTGTATTGGCAGATGTCACCGTGATAGATATTGATCATGAAATAACCTTATTGGCATTACACTCGAAAATTGATGATATTGAGGACGCATTACAATATTACAGTGCTTTGCGTCATCAGTTAGATATAGTTATATCTGAAGATAAAGATTTTCAAAAAGAGGGAACACCATCGTTGCCTGTTGTATCAGCAAAATATTTTTTTGAAAATATTTACAAATAG
- a CDS encoding carboxypeptidase-like regulatory domain-containing protein yields MKKLLAVCLFLLAATCLYGQSVTGRVYRGAGDTTVANAVVYYSGSMNGGTMTDAHGQFELAARSAQIPIVVSCVGYYSSTVYYRDGQPLVVRLKPKQEMLKEVTITVDGMKREDEVAIFKREFLGVSKYALSCVITNIDDVNLHYNKKTRTLTASCYRPIIIENQKLGYTVSYYLNKFEKNPETVSIFGTYIFKDNVLPFDKNFKKTQQNREDAYDGSRMQFIRALWANTLDKTNFRVYTTFYDKLTAAEITVQDSLGQKYVHLRGRIYVVNTDNMHQDNPLTQRSNFTFIDRDGYFGEGLIWAGSISTQRMGDLLPFEYQPAAERDRKPAEQIAKAQGPADENATYADYLPAGKKLTPAEKDAMIFKRMVLTPLSPINNTMVVKRWQRPIRYKVYGSTGSKSYDKAIAANLKGLFSQMTASADFLMEEAAADSAVNLSILIGKLPDFKDQISIEAMDYFNRDMDRSGYFTYAEDGFKNMVQLINTDRLINGANIVRTEMVWPQLKYQLMAGLGFFGKLGYARENGHSIFNPEFSWLPYNGFKPFDKYLIRSLYHPLVKAGMQEAELDEAIKAMSL; encoded by the coding sequence ATGAAAAAACTTCTCGCCGTCTGCCTGTTTTTGTTAGCCGCCACTTGTCTGTACGGACAATCGGTAACGGGCCGTGTGTACCGTGGCGCGGGTGATACCACGGTTGCCAATGCCGTTGTTTACTACAGCGGATCGATGAACGGCGGCACCATGACCGACGCCCACGGCCAGTTTGAACTTGCGGCGCGTTCGGCGCAGATCCCTATTGTGGTAAGCTGCGTGGGTTATTACTCAAGCACGGTGTATTACCGGGATGGGCAGCCGCTGGTTGTGCGTTTAAAGCCCAAGCAGGAGATGCTGAAGGAGGTTACCATCACCGTAGACGGGATGAAGCGCGAAGACGAGGTGGCCATCTTTAAACGCGAGTTCCTGGGCGTATCGAAATATGCGCTCAGTTGCGTCATCACCAATATCGACGACGTTAACCTGCACTACAACAAAAAAACGCGCACACTTACCGCCAGTTGCTACCGGCCCATCATTATCGAGAACCAAAAGCTGGGCTACACGGTTTCTTACTATCTTAATAAGTTTGAGAAAAACCCGGAGACTGTATCCATATTCGGCACTTATATTTTTAAGGATAATGTTTTGCCCTTCGATAAAAACTTTAAAAAGACACAGCAAAATCGCGAGGATGCTTACGACGGTTCGCGCATGCAGTTTATACGAGCGCTATGGGCCAATACGCTTGATAAAACCAATTTCAGGGTCTACACAACTTTTTACGACAAGCTTACTGCCGCCGAGATCACGGTTCAGGATAGCCTGGGGCAAAAATATGTGCACCTAAGGGGACGTATTTACGTGGTTAATACCGACAATATGCACCAGGATAATCCCCTCACGCAGCGCAGTAACTTTACATTTATTGACAGGGACGGCTATTTTGGCGAAGGCCTGATATGGGCAGGCTCAATTAGCACGCAGCGCATGGGCGACCTGCTGCCGTTCGAGTATCAGCCTGCAGCTGAACGCGACAGGAAGCCTGCAGAACAGATAGCAAAAGCACAGGGCCCGGCCGATGAGAACGCCACCTATGCCGACTATCTACCTGCCGGTAAAAAACTGACGCCGGCTGAGAAAGACGCCATGATATTTAAACGAATGGTATTAACGCCGCTAAGCCCTATTAACAACACAATGGTGGTTAAACGATGGCAGCGCCCCATCCGGTACAAAGTATATGGCAGCACTGGCAGCAAAAGCTATGATAAAGCAATAGCCGCCAACCTGAAGGGTTTGTTTAGCCAGATGACGGCGTCGGCCGATTTTTTGATGGAGGAAGCTGCTGCCGACAGCGCTGTTAACCTGAGCATTTTAATTGGCAAGCTGCCGGATTTTAAAGACCAGATCAGTATCGAAGCCATGGATTACTTTAACCGGGATATGGACAGATCGGGGTATTTTACTTATGCCGAAGATGGTTTTAAGAACATGGTGCAGCTGATAAATACCGACCGGCTGATAAACGGCGCCAACATTGTGAGAACGGAAATGGTATGGCCCCAGCTGAAATACCAGTTGATGGCCGGGCTTGGTTTTTTTGGCAAGCTGGGATACGCGCGCGAAAATGGGCATAGTATTTTTAACCCCGAATTTAGCTGGCTGCCTTATAACGGCTTCAAACCCTTCGATAAATACCTTATCCGATCACTTTATCACCCGCTGGTAAAGGCAGGCATGCAGGAAGCAGAGTTGGATGAAGCCATCAAAGCGATGAGTTTGTAA
- a CDS encoding ATP-dependent DNA helicase: protein MSSANHIHQAFPHQPNAQQAELFDLLHKFLLSQDGDECFILRGYAGTGKTTIIGALVKALRFYQFKYVLLAPTGRAAKVMSSYSGRKAFTIHKRIYRKKSALNVDESFMLGDNMASQTLFIVDEASMISDEISGNNRETLLHDLVNYVYNTNNCKLMLVGDTAQLPPVGSEYSPALDPKLMKDQFGLTIFKYELTEVLRQQKDSGILLNVTGIREIIRKGQEHRPSIVTKGYKDVFRMTSERLEEGLNYAYNKYSDENTLVICRSNKNANLYNRQIRGRILFREEELTGGDQVMIVKNNYFWLQENEEGSTGFIANGDIGRIRKVRRFEEMYGMRFADVQLELTDYTEDTTINCKVLMDTLYSESPALQPIDQKKFYLEVMKDYEHLTSKKAKHDELKLNPYYNALQIKFAYAITCHKAQGGQWDAVFVDQGYLTDEMVNTDFLRWFYTACTRATKELYLVNFSDQFFATKLERE from the coding sequence GTGTCTTCAGCAAACCATATACACCAGGCTTTTCCGCATCAGCCCAACGCCCAGCAGGCCGAATTGTTCGACCTGCTGCACAAATTCCTACTATCCCAGGATGGCGACGAATGCTTCATATTGCGTGGTTATGCCGGCACGGGCAAAACAACCATTATTGGGGCATTAGTGAAAGCGCTGCGCTTTTACCAGTTTAAATATGTGCTGCTGGCCCCTACCGGCAGGGCCGCCAAGGTAATGAGCAGCTATTCGGGGCGAAAGGCGTTTACTATCCACAAGCGCATCTATCGCAAAAAATCGGCGTTAAATGTGGATGAATCCTTTATGCTGGGCGATAACATGGCATCGCAAACGTTGTTTATTGTTGATGAAGCCTCGATGATATCCGACGAGATCAGCGGCAATAACCGCGAGACCCTGCTGCACGATTTGGTCAATTACGTTTACAACACCAACAACTGCAAACTGATGCTGGTGGGCGATACGGCGCAGTTGCCACCCGTAGGATCGGAATATAGCCCGGCGTTGGATCCCAAACTAATGAAGGACCAGTTTGGCCTGACGATTTTTAAATATGAGCTGACCGAAGTTTTGCGCCAGCAAAAGGATTCGGGTATTTTACTGAATGTGACCGGCATCCGCGAGATCATCCGCAAGGGACAGGAACACCGGCCCAGCATCGTTACCAAAGGTTATAAAGATGTTTTCCGTATGACCAGCGAGCGGTTGGAAGAGGGCCTTAATTACGCTTACAACAAATACAGCGATGAAAATACGCTGGTGATATGCCGCAGCAATAAGAACGCTAATTTATATAACCGGCAGATCCGCGGCAGGATCCTCTTTCGGGAGGAAGAACTGACCGGGGGCGACCAGGTGATGATCGTGAAGAACAATTACTTTTGGCTGCAGGAGAACGAAGAAGGGAGCACCGGGTTTATTGCCAATGGCGATATTGGCCGCATACGCAAGGTGCGCCGCTTTGAAGAGATGTACGGCATGCGCTTTGCTGATGTACAACTAGAACTGACCGATTATACCGAGGATACCACCATTAACTGCAAGGTGCTGATGGATACGTTGTATTCCGAATCGCCGGCATTGCAACCCATCGACCAAAAGAAGTTTTATTTGGAGGTGATGAAAGATTACGAACACCTCACCAGCAAAAAGGCGAAGCACGACGAGTTGAAACTGAACCCTTATTACAATGCCCTGCAAATTAAATTTGCTTATGCCATTACCTGTCACAAAGCCCAGGGCGGCCAGTGGGATGCTGTTTTTGTTGACCAGGGCTACCTGACCGACGAAATGGTGAATACTGATTTTTTACGCTGGTTCTATACTGCCTGCACGCGGGCTACTAAGGAGTTGTACCTGGTGAATTTTAGCGATCAGTTTTTTGCGACGAAGTTGGAGCGGGAATAA